Proteins found in one Methanofollis fontis genomic segment:
- a CDS encoding tubulin/FtsZ family protein produces the protein MRVFFIGFGQAGGKVVDMFIEQDRKSGMNNFRGIAVNTARTDLMGLKNIELKDRILIGQTVVKGHGVGTDNVTGARIAADEIDSIVNAIDTRGTHDVDAFVIVAGLGGGTGSGGSPVLARHLKRIYREPVYVLGLLPAPEEGRLYTYNAARSLSTLVKEADNVFVFDNSAWKNEGESVKTAYSRLNDEIVRRFGVLFRAGEVSKAGVGEMVVDSSEIINTLRGGGITSVGYAVTEMVSERTKKKRGLFGGLKESLSKKEKTEEVLMGEDKSAKVIALVRRAMLGRLTLPCDYSTAERALVLVAGNPNEMDRKGVEKAKSWVEENIAGVEVRGGDYPVESTFVAAVVVLATIGEAPRVRELFEIARETKEDVIKSKEKRSSMFDDPEIDPLFE, from the coding sequence ATGAGGGTATTTTTCATAGGATTCGGTCAGGCTGGCGGGAAAGTGGTGGACATGTTCATCGAGCAGGACAGAAAGTCCGGGATGAACAACTTCAGGGGAATTGCCGTCAACACCGCCCGCACCGACCTGATGGGGCTCAAGAACATCGAACTCAAGGACCGGATTCTGATCGGCCAGACCGTTGTCAAGGGTCATGGTGTGGGCACTGACAACGTCACCGGGGCCCGTATTGCCGCCGATGAGATCGATTCGATTGTGAATGCCATCGACACGCGTGGCACCCATGATGTCGATGCGTTCGTGATCGTGGCAGGTCTCGGTGGCGGGACCGGATCTGGCGGTTCACCGGTGCTGGCCCGCCATCTCAAACGGATTTACCGTGAACCGGTGTACGTTCTCGGTCTGCTTCCCGCCCCTGAGGAAGGGCGCCTGTATACCTATAATGCAGCCAGAAGTCTCTCGACGCTCGTTAAAGAGGCGGATAATGTATTTGTCTTCGACAACTCTGCCTGGAAAAACGAGGGTGAGAGCGTCAAGACCGCATATTCCCGGCTCAATGACGAAATTGTCCGGCGTTTCGGTGTGCTGTTCCGTGCCGGCGAGGTGAGCAAGGCCGGCGTCGGTGAGATGGTCGTCGATTCCTCCGAGATCATCAACACCCTCCGCGGCGGCGGCATCACGAGTGTCGGATATGCGGTCACCGAGATGGTGAGCGAGCGGACAAAGAAGAAGCGTGGACTCTTCGGCGGTCTCAAGGAGAGTTTATCCAAGAAGGAGAAGACCGAAGAGGTGCTGATGGGCGAGGACAAGTCGGCAAAGGTCATCGCACTCGTCCGCCGCGCCATGCTCGGGCGCCTCACGCTCCCCTGCGACTATTCCACTGCCGAACGCGCCCTTGTTCTGGTCGCCGGCAACCCGAATGAGATGGACAGAAAGGGTGTCGAGAAGGCAAAGAGCTGGGTCGAGGAGAACATCGCCGGTGTGGAGGTCCGCGGTGGCGACTATCCGGTGGAGAGTACCTTTGTCGCCGCAGTGGTCGTGCTTGCGACAATCGGCGAGGCGCCGCGGGTACGTGAACTGTTTGAGATTGCAAGGGAAACAAAGGAGGATGTCATCAAGTCGAAGGAAAAGCGGTCCTCGATGTTTGATGATCCCGAGATTGATCCATTGTTTGAGTGA